The Drosophila biarmipes strain raj3 chromosome X, RU_DBia_V1.1, whole genome shotgun sequence genome includes the window GCCTTGTGTAAATACAATACATAACACATACACCCTTCATTCGATCGGCAAAATTTCTCTTTCGGCAGCACACTAAAAACTGTTGTAAATTAACGTATCTGTACCGTGTTCTCCCGTTGGGTTAATGGTCCTAAGTGTAAAGACTGCCTCTTTTCCCGGTTTTCCTCCAGACCGCAATCAGATAACCGCAGAAGAGCCCAACGAAGTCGCtacaaaaaaggtaaaagaaaaGCACCGAGAACAGCCATCAACTACCGAGTCCCCGAGCCGAAATCGCATCTGAAGAAGCGCCGTCCTAGGATCGCACAACACGAGGAACTGCCTCTGGTCCACGCCCTTGGGGAGCATCGAAGTACACTCCAGATATTTGGATTCGCAAACGAGCAAATCCTGGCAGAGGGGGAGCAATGGAGGATCTGCACCTGAAGCTCGGCGGCTTGCCGCAGCAAACACTGGGCGCCCGGCACAGTTTGATGCTGGACTCCAAGCTGGGTGGCGCCATCGGTGGACCCCAGCATCATCGCCATCAACCGCTGAGCCGCCATCTCAGCCAGCTGAACCAGCTGAGCCAACTGAACCAGCTGAGCCAGCTGGGCCAGCTGAATCAGTTCAATCAGCTAAATCACCTGACGCAGTTGggccagctgcagcagcacctGCACCGCCGACTGCATCTCACATCCGGTCTGAATCTCAACTGGGGCCTGGACCACAAGATGCGGCACCTGACCCGCCAAGTGCACAGGGCCCGGGGGGGTCTGGCACTGGGTCTCCAGCAGGATCTCGACCTGGATATGGGCGGCCACTTGGAGGGCAGCAGCTGTGCCAGCACCACGAGCAGATCCAGAACGAGCAGCAGCGATCTGGGGCAAGGACATGGTTCTGGGACTGGAGTCCCCCACGCCCATGACCCTGCCCAGGATAATGGTGATTCGCCGAGTGTCAAGGGCAGTGCCCTGCGGGAGACGGAGTGCACGGCGCAGGAGGGCGATTCGctggccgtgtgcaaaagggagctGGAGAAGGACCTCCTCGAGCAGCTGAAGCCCTCGGCCTCTGTCCTGCTGAAGGCGGCCAACTCCAAGCTGAATGCCGATGCCATGGCCTACACGATGCCCGGTGCCACGGTGGAGACCCTCTACGAAGGCCGATGCCTGGCCAAGCCGAGCCACAGTGCGCCCTCGCAGATGCCTCGCGACTTTCGGCTGAATGCCGAGGCGGCCGTCTTTAAGCCCTCTCTGCTGGGCATGGGCTCGCTGGTTCCGGTGCAGCTGCCACTTCCGGTTCCGCAATCCCTGCTTCCGGCGGTCTCGCTG containing:
- the LOC108021875 gene encoding uncharacterized protein LOC108021875, which produces MEDLHLKLGGLPQQTLGARHSLMLDSKLGGAIGGPQHHRHQPLSRHLSQLNQLSQLNQLSQLGQLNQFNQLNHLTQLGQLQQHLHRRLHLTSGLNLNWGLDHKMRHLTRQVHRARGGLALGLQQDLDLDMGGHLEGSSCASTTSRSRTSSSDLGQGHGSGTGVPHAHDPAQDNGDSPSVKGSALRETECTAQEGDSLAVCKRELEKDLLEQLKPSASVLLKAANSKLNADAMAYTMPGATVETLYEGRCLAKPSHSAPSQMPRDFRLNAEAAVFKPSLLGMGSLVPVQLPLPVPQSLLPAVSLPILPALSQGVLAAISQPLLPTPSHFLDQDFPPLHPNHHHHHPYPHHLMHPVQRHGGKPFVRWRKQPLPDLFTAVLALMKEHSRSVSYPEIINTLALRLQRPEVELKRHVPHTLHAAVNNGYLKKDGNRYSLVSELEQLEIMRRNQEAAVRAKELEKEPLSWRKR